One region of Miscanthus floridulus cultivar M001 chromosome 19, ASM1932011v1, whole genome shotgun sequence genomic DNA includes:
- the LOC136528377 gene encoding uncharacterized protein codes for MGRPITRIQSPLKPLRVGIDGHCPGRRTDPSGSGSSQISQVSRCIAAATRRRDDEAGRADGDYSGSRSRGMAAKAISSPVPVEWYPTLAVVMVSVGLMFTASFFIYEATSSRRSRSLPKEIATAAVASVFLGFGSLFVLLASGVYV; via the exons ATGGGCCGGCCCATCACTCGTATCCAAAGCCCACTAAAACCCTTGCGAGTTGGGATTGATGGCCATTGTCCCGGACGACGGACAGATCCATCTGGCTCCGGGTCGTCACAAATCTCTCAAGTCAGTCGGTGCATCGCGGCGGCGACAAGGAGACGAGACGACGAGGCAGGCAGAGCGGACGGCGACTACAGCGGCAGCAGATCTCGCGGGATG GCGGCGAAGGCGATCTCGAGCCCCGTGCCGGTGGAGTGGTACCCGACGCTGGCCGTCGTCATGGTATCCGTAGGCCTCATGTTCACCGCCTCCTTCTTCAT TTATGAAGCAACTTCATCCAGGCGGAGCCGTAGCCTGCCAAAGGAGATCGCAACAGCAGCTGTTGCTTCTGTTTTCCTG GGCTTTGGGTCTCTGTTCGTGCTCCTTGCAAGTGGTGTTTACGTCTGA